ATTTCATAGAAATTCATAGAAATTATTCCTTTTCTCGGTAAATAGATTTCTTTATGCATAATGTCTTCGGAGAAGAGGAATAAAAACAGGTATCAAAAAAGACATAAAAAGGTACAGGAGAAAGTATATCTATGAGAACCAGCATAGCCAGGGAAAGAAGCGTTTAAAAGCTTGGAAGGCAGAAAATTTTTTTTTGGAAAAATTAATTAAGGCAAGACCCATAAAAATGGTTACATCATTTTTTTAACACGACTGGAACCGGGTAAGGCTGCTCATTTTGATTAAGACCTTTATAAGAGGTTGCGAGTGAGATGCTGAAATGCACATGAGACGCTGGAAAATAGAAAATGTATAAAGGTATGAATTTATGAAAGTTCTGGATTTAAAAAATACTATTCTCAATATCAAAAGGGAATTCTCTGGCTACTTTAAGGAGCGAGACGCCGAAATTAACGGTTCTCTTCTGGCGCTACTTTCAGGAGAACACATACTTTTGCTGGGCCCTCCGGGCACTGCAAAGACCCTGCTTGCAAGCAAAATCTGCGAAACCATCGAGGGAGGAAATTTTTTCCATTATCTTCTTACTCGTTTTTCCACTCCAGAAGAAGTATTCGGACCTCTTTCTTTAAAGGCACTTGAAAAGGACGAATTCAGCAGGAGAGTAGAAGGTTACCTGCCAACTGCACACATAGCCCTCCTTGACGAGATTTTCAAGGCGAACAGCTCTATCTTAAACAGCCTTCTGACCGTCCTGAACGAGAGAAAATATCATAACGGCAAGGAAGTTATGGATGTCCCTCTCTTTTCCGTTTTCGGGGCTTCCAATGAACTGCCTGAAGAAGATGAAAGCCTTGAAGCCCTTTACGACAGATTCCTCTTCAGGTACAGTGTGGACTATATCCAGCACGAAGAAAATCTTGAAGCCCTCATTTTCGAAAATACGGAAGATTTCCTGCCTTCAACAAAACTTTCGGTTGAAAATATAAGAGAAATCCAGAAAAAAGCAAGGGAAATGCCTGTAGACCCTGAAGTCCGGACAATTATTCGAGAATTGAGAAGAGAGCTTAAAAACTCGAATATCTTCGTTTCGGACAGACGCTGGAAGAAGATTATAAACGTGCTCAGAGTAGCTTCAGCTGTAAACGGGCACACAAGCGTAAACAGGATGACTGTTGTTCTGCTGCAGCATATGCTCTGGGATCTGCCGGAACAGAAAGAAACTATCAGGAAACTTATCCTTGACAGGGTTGTTTCAGGAGGCACTGATACCGGAAAGCTAAAGCAGAATGTGCTTGACCTTAGAAACTCTGTTTACATTTGCCTGCAACAGGAACTTCCGAATACCGTGTCCTGCAATAAGTGCTTTGAAGAGGAGAAAAAGGCTACCGGAGGCATGAAGAGCTCCAGGTTTACCGGGATGAAAGCCCCGAAGAGCCTCACTTTCAATAATGCGCTTGATCTATTAAAACACCATATGGAATTTCCAACTCATACCTATAGTCTCGGGCTTGACTACGGCAATAGTAACGGTTCGTTGAGCTTCGAAGCCATGGCAGAGCAGTTCCGCCGCAGGTATGGATTTGAGTTTAAGTTGAGCCTGGACTACGGAGATAAAAAACTCTACGAAAAAGAGTACGAAAACCTCGAGGAAAGGTTGAACTACTTCAGAAAACAGGTGCAGGAAGAAGAAAAAGCTCTTGAGGAAACCCTCAGGGAAAATATCTGGATTTCAGGACAGGACAGCAAAGAAATTCTGATGAAATACCACTCCAAAAATACGGACATTTACGAGATCGCAAGCCATCTAAATGAAATCCGGACCTTACTGGAAAAACCGAAGATATTCGATGTGGAAATCGAAAAAGCAGAAGTTGCCTGAGCCTGAAAAACTCTGGAAGACGGAAAAAGGAAGGAAACAAAGAATATGCAGAATCTGAGAAGCTCGAAAAAAGGTTTCGAGAATTTATCCGAATCAGATAGGACATCTTTTGATAGGAACTTTAATCCTTCTACTATACTGAATACTGAACTGAGGGAATTTCTGGCAACTCCCCGAAAAGTTCCTCACAGACTAAGGGAAGAAATTACAGAAGTTCTCATTTATGAACTTCTTTCAGGAAAAGACTACGAAGTAAAGGATGAAAAATGTTTTATGGAAAAATTTGGGGTTTTTTATCCGATGTTTCTTAGTATGAGAAATCAGCGGGTCTGGGAAGAAATAAAAATCCTCGCAGGAACAAACCGCATGGCAGGGGTTTTTATCCTGAGAACCCTGCTCGAAGAGCTTTTTACACTCTTTGAAGATTATGAAAAAATAGAGAAAGATCTCTTTAAAAAATCCCAGAAAGGACTGGAAAGAGTTTTAAAAGCCCTGAAAGAGCTGATCAATGAAACCCAGGCTTTGTGGGAAAGAAACAGACTGGAAAGGACTGAAAGCCTGAGAAATTACGAGTGGCAGGAAAACTCGAACGAACTTTGCGAAAGAAAGAGAGCAGAAGAGGACAACCAGAGTAGCCAGGGAAATTTCCTTAAAAGATCGTGGGATCGGGTAGAAAACTATCAGGGGCAGGGATCTGAAGACCTGGCAGCATCGGAAAGACTTGCCTCAATGACCAGGGAATTCATGTTCAGCGAAAAAGCTGGAGAGGCTGTTGATTCAGTCATTGAAGAAAAGATAGTTATAAAACTTGAGGAGCTTATCCCCCTCCTTGAAGACCACCTTGAAATGCTTGAGATCCTGTCCATGCTTTTTCCGGGAAGAGCATGGGATCATTCTTTACAGGCCCTGCACAGGGAATATTTCGAAAACCTCGAAAAATATGCTGCTCTTTTCAGAAAGAGTTCTGACCTGCATGAGATCCTTGAGCAGGTAGGCAGGATTGAGCTTGAGTATGGCTCAAAAAAACTGCGATTATCACCACACAGCAAAAGCGAAGTGCACACAATCACCTTTTCAGGCGATATCCAGACCCTGCTTCCGATAGAAACCGTAAAGCTCAAAAATCCCATACTGAAGCGCAAGTTCTATGCTGACATGATCGAAGAAAAACTCCTTACATACCAGCTGAGAGGGGAAAACTGGAACTCGGACATTGAAGGAAAAAAAAGGAAGGGACCTGTTGTCGCCCTTGTAGACACTTCTGCTTCCATGCGGGGAACTCCTGAGCTTCTTGCAAAAGCCGTGGTTCTGGCAGTTGCAAGGAGGATGTTAAGAGAAAGCAGGGATGTAAAAGTAATTCTTTTTTCATCAAAATGGCAGACCGTTGAGATTGAACTTACGGATAAGAAACGTATGGGAAAGGAGTTTCTGGAATTTCTCAAGTATACCTTTGGAGGAGGTACAGATTTCAACACAGCACTCCGGGCAGGGCTAAAAGCGGTAAAAGGCGAAAAAGCCTTCCAGGGAGCAGACCTCCTTTTTCTTACGGACGGGAGCTCAGAACTATCAGAGAGACCTCTTATCCGCGAATGGAATGAAATAAAAGCAGAAAGAAAAGCCCGCATCTTTTCCCTGATAATAGGAAACTATGATGCCGGAGGGCTGGACCAGGTCTCAGACCATACCTATATTATCCATGATTCAGGAAACTGGCAGATCGAGGAGAGCCCTGCAAGGTTTATAAAAGCGGTCAGCAGACCTGCGAGGATGTTTTAACGGAGCATGGATGGGCTTAATGCCTACGCTTAAGACGCCTGCTCACCTCGTCTATGAACTCTTCCAGATCTTTCCTGCCTGGCGCCTGATGCCTGTAAATATTTGACAGAACAACAAATGCCGCTCTTCTTCCTCTGGTGGAGTTTCTGAGTAACCCGATCTCGATCACTGTTAGCAGGACCTCAGAAATCATCTTGCGGTCCCTGGGACTTAGATTACTCCACCTATTATTGAGTGTTTTCGAAGAGACTTTTACTGACTCTCTGCCTTCGGAAGCTATTGCCGAGGCCTTTGAAGAAACGGTTTTCGAGATTTTTAGAATCCTATCCTTTCCACAGCAAGCGGTTCTGGAAAATGTCCTGAAAGCTCTTCCTGGAATCTCCTTTATCCGAACTTTCTCGTAAGTAGAGGTATCTTCCCAGTAATTTCCCGAATATCCACCTTCGGAAGTTCTACTTTCAAGAGTTTTGCGAATCTCTTCAAATATTTCAGTGATTTCCTCTTTAGATCTCGTTCTAAGGTATTCTTGGAGATTTTCCAGCAGTTCAAAGTCCAGTTCGGCAGAATAGGCTTTTTCAGAGGCAGGATCTTCGCTAATCTCGACAAAATCAGCATCGATTATAGGACAGGATCCTATGAGAGAATCGCGTAGTGAATCCCTCCCTGACCCCGAGCTTTTCCTGAACTTGCAGTTCGGGCTTGAAAATCTCCCGAATATATCCTGTTTATTTTTAAGCAAGAAAATCACATCAGTAGTGTTGAAACGAAAAAGGCTTTACTGGATTTCTACCTGGATATTCGTAACCTGAGTAAGCTCTGTATCAGTTTTCTCATATAAGGTTCGCAATTACATAAACAGATTTCATCCTTGGATTTAATATTTTTTTCTATTA
The genomic region above belongs to Methanosarcina horonobensis HB-1 = JCM 15518 and contains:
- a CDS encoding vWA domain-containing protein, which translates into the protein MQNLRSSKKGFENLSESDRTSFDRNFNPSTILNTELREFLATPRKVPHRLREEITEVLIYELLSGKDYEVKDEKCFMEKFGVFYPMFLSMRNQRVWEEIKILAGTNRMAGVFILRTLLEELFTLFEDYEKIEKDLFKKSQKGLERVLKALKELINETQALWERNRLERTESLRNYEWQENSNELCERKRAEEDNQSSQGNFLKRSWDRVENYQGQGSEDLAASERLASMTREFMFSEKAGEAVDSVIEEKIVIKLEELIPLLEDHLEMLEILSMLFPGRAWDHSLQALHREYFENLEKYAALFRKSSDLHEILEQVGRIELEYGSKKLRLSPHSKSEVHTITFSGDIQTLLPIETVKLKNPILKRKFYADMIEEKLLTYQLRGENWNSDIEGKKRKGPVVALVDTSASMRGTPELLAKAVVLAVARRMLRESRDVKVILFSSKWQTVEIELTDKKRMGKEFLEFLKYTFGGGTDFNTALRAGLKAVKGEKAFQGADLLFLTDGSSELSERPLIREWNEIKAERKARIFSLIIGNYDAGGLDQVSDHTYIIHDSGNWQIEESPARFIKAVSRPARMF
- a CDS encoding AAA family ATPase produces the protein MKVLDLKNTILNIKREFSGYFKERDAEINGSLLALLSGEHILLLGPPGTAKTLLASKICETIEGGNFFHYLLTRFSTPEEVFGPLSLKALEKDEFSRRVEGYLPTAHIALLDEIFKANSSILNSLLTVLNERKYHNGKEVMDVPLFSVFGASNELPEEDESLEALYDRFLFRYSVDYIQHEENLEALIFENTEDFLPSTKLSVENIREIQKKAREMPVDPEVRTIIRELRRELKNSNIFVSDRRWKKIINVLRVASAVNGHTSVNRMTVVLLQHMLWDLPEQKETIRKLILDRVVSGGTDTGKLKQNVLDLRNSVYICLQQELPNTVSCNKCFEEEKKATGGMKSSRFTGMKAPKSLTFNNALDLLKHHMEFPTHTYSLGLDYGNSNGSLSFEAMAEQFRRRYGFEFKLSLDYGDKKLYEKEYENLEERLNYFRKQVQEEEKALEETLRENIWISGQDSKEILMKYHSKNTDIYEIASHLNEIRTLLEKPKIFDVEIEKAEVA